The following are encoded together in the Patagioenas fasciata isolate bPatFas1 chromosome 7, bPatFas1.hap1, whole genome shotgun sequence genome:
- the ITGA4 gene encoding integrin alpha-4 — protein sequence MWSCGRTTGTAGWAAPLLLLWQCLPTARSYNLDTQHPLLFQGDNGTLFGYSVLLHSHGEERWLIAGAPRASWPANNSVTNPGAIFRCRIERNPRGRCEQLQLGDPRGERCGKTCLEERDNQWLGVSLSRQPKENGSVVACGHRWKNIFYIRNEHKLPHGICYAISSDFRTELSRRICPCYIDHVRKFGENHGSCQAGISSFYIEDLIIMGAPGSFYWTGSIFVYNTTANTIHAYTDSNNQVKFGSYLGYSVGAGHFLTSTSTEVVGGAPQQEQTGKAYIFSIEKQLNILFELRGKKLGSYFGAAVCAVDLNADGLSDLLVGAPMQSTIREEGRVYVYINSGSEAKMVELNIELSGSDAYAARFGESIANLGDIDNDGFEDVAIGAPQEDNLKGVIYIYNGRENGITPSFSQRIQGHEVSNSLSMFGQSIASGVDADNNGYQDVAVGAFLSDSAVVLRTKPVIIVEASLKHPNSINRTNLNCMENDQPAVCMNLKICFTYTGREVPGYIVLLYNLSVDVNRKVDTQARFYFSFNGTSDAISGNVKIYNKSVACKDHPAFMRKDVRDILTPVHVEASYHLGHHIIQKRNAQEFSPLQPVLQQRKEKDVIKSKFVFARFCSQENCSADLRVSGKVAFPKPHDKKMYLAVGSMKTLLLNISLLNAGDDAYETVLHIQIPKGLYFIRVLELEEKQIHCEVLDKEIHAVKLECSVGYLYVDHKSKLDFSFLLDASSFTRAEDDLNIIINATCKNEDGNMLLDNTLTLTVPLKYEIELNAHGFVSPASFIYGTSEKDSPVTCMKENINFTFHVMNAGPSMAPNTNLEIMIPNAFPPNDFKLFNTLDIKTTVGQCSYNKYPRDCNAAEKNENILKDVVTFFSKPAKRQMYCMKNDNLCLQIYCTLGNMESGKEATVQLHLEATPSLLEMDDASALKFEVRATASPEKNAKVIELHKDKQVAYVYLEGLHHQKPKYRVTVLIIGLGLIVGVTLFLLLSLLLWKIGFFKRQYKPVPQDNNTRGSWSFTSGNKDD from the exons ATGTGGAGCTGCGGGAGGACGACGGGGACTGCGGGGTGGGCCGCCCCGCTGCTCCTGCTGTGGCAGTGCCTGCCGACGGCACGTTCCTACAACCTGGACACCCAACACCCGCTGCTCTTCCAGGGAGACAACGGGACTCTCTTCGGGTACTCGGTTCTCCTGCACAGCCACGGCGAGGAGAGATG GCTTATTGCGGGCGCCCCCCGGGCCAGCTGGCCCGCCAACAACTCGGTGACCAACCCCGGGGCCATCTTCCGGTGCCGGATCGAGAGGAACCCCCGCGGgcggtgtgagcagctccagctgG GTGACCCCAGGGGAGAGCGCTGTGGGAAGACATGTTTGGAAGAGCGTGATAACCAGTGGCTGGGTGTCAGCTTATCGAGGCAGCCAAAAGAAAACGGATCTGTTGTT GCTTGTGGGCATAGATGGAAAAATATCTTTTACATAAGAAATGAACACAAACTCCCACATGGTATTTGTTATGCCATCTCTTCTGATTTTCGGACTGAACTGAGCAGAAGAATATGCCCATGCTATATAG ATCATGTACGAAAGTTTGGAGAAAACCATGGGTCATGCCAGGCTGGAATCTCTAGTTTTTATATTGAG gaCTTAATTATAATGGGAGCCCCTGGATCATTTTATTGGACCGGTTCTATTTTTGTGTACAATACAACCGCAAATACAATCCATGCTTATACAGATTCAAATAACCAAGTGAAATTTGGCAGTTATCTAG GATACTCTGTTGGAGCTGGGCATTTTCTGACATCAACCAGTACAGAAGTAGTTGGAGGGGCCCCCCAACAGGAGCAGACTGGTAAA gcATACATCTTTAGCATTGAGAAGCAACTAAATATTCTATTTGAACTAAGGGGTAAAAAG CTTGGTTCCTACTTTGGAGCTGCAGTTTGTGCTGTGGACCTGAATGCAGACGGCCTCTCAGACTTGCTAGTTGGTGCTCCAATGCAGAGTACCATCAGAGAAGAAGGAAGAGTTTATGTCTATATCAATTCAGGTTCT GAAGCAAAGATGGTAGAACTGAACATAGAGCTCAGCGGGAGTGACGCATATGCAGCCAGGTTTGGAGAGTCCATAGCCAACCTAGGAGACATAGATAATGATGGTTTTGAAG ATGTAGCAATTGGGGCTCCACAAGAAGATAATCTGAAAGGAGTTATTTACATATACAATGGCAGGGAAAATGGAATAACACCATCATTTTCACAG agaATACAAGGACATGAAGTCAGTAATTCTCTAAGCATGTTTGGACAATCCATAGCAAGTGGCGTTGATGCAGATAACAACGGTTATCAAG ATGTAGCAGTTGGTGCATTCCTCTCCGATTCTGCTGTGGTGCTGAG aacAAAACCGGTGATAATTGTTGAAGCTTCTTTAAAACATCCTAATTCAATAAATCGAACTAATTTAAACTGCATGGAAAATGACCAGCCTGCTGTCTGTATGAATTTGAAGATATGCTTTACCTATACAGGACGAGAGGTACCTGGTTATATTG tACTGCTTTACAATCTGAGCGTTGATGTGAACAGAAAAGTGGATACACaagcaagattttatttttccttcaatgGAACATCTGATGCAATCTCAGGAAATGTAAAGATTTACAACAAGAGTGTTGCCTGCAAAGATCATCCAGCATTTATGAGG AAAGATGTAAGGGATATCTTGACTCCTGTACATGTTGAAGCAAGTTATCATCTGGGTCATCATATTATACAGAAAAGAAATGCTCAAGAATTTTCACCACTTCAACCTGTTCttcaacaaaggaaagaaaaagatgttATAAAAAGCAAG tttgtttttgCTAGATTTTGCTCCCAAGAAAATTGTTCTGCTGACTTGAGAGTTTCTGGAAAAGTTGCTTTTCCAAA GCCTCATGATAAGAAAATGTATCTCGCTGTTGGAAGCATGAAGACTTTATTGTTGAACATTTCTCTGCTTAATGCTGGAGATGATGCATATGAAACTGTCCTCCACATTCAGATCCCTAAAGGCCTTTATTTCATCCGAGTCTTAGAACTG gaagaaaaacagatcCATTGTGAAGTATTAGATAAAGAAATTCATGCTGTGAAACTTGAGTGCAGCGTTGGTTATTTATATGTAGATCACAAATCAAAG CTGGATTTTAGTTTCCTCTTGGATGCAAGCTCATTTACTAGAGCAGAAGATGACCTCAACATCATCATTAATGCTACCTG TAAAAATGAAGACGGGAACATGTTGCTGGATAACACGCTAACTTTAACTGTACCTCTAAAATACGAGATTGAGTTAAATGCTCATGG ATTTGTATCACCAGCTTCATTTATTTATGGAACAAGTGAGAAAGATTCACCAGTTACATGTATGAAGGAGAATATCAACTTCACTTTCCAT GTTATGAATGCAGGACCAAGCATGGCTCCAAATACAAACTTAGAGATAATGATACCTAATGCTTTTCCACCCAATGACTTCAAATTATTTAACACATTGGATATCAAG acAACAGTTGGGCAGTGTTCCTATAATAAATATCCCAGAGACTGTaatgcagcagaaaaaaatgagaacatATTAAAGGATGTTGTCACTTTCTTTTCAAAGCCTGCTAAGAGACAAATG TACTGCATGAAAAATGACAACCTTTGCTTACAAATATATTGCACGCTTGGCAACATGGAGAGTGGAAAAGAAGCAACTGTTCAGTTGCATCTGGAGGCTACTCCTTCACTTTTAGAAATG gatGATGCATCAGCATTGAAGTTTGAAGTAAGAGCAACAGCCTcaccagaaaaaaatgcaaaagttaTTGAACTACACAAGGATAAGCAAGTTGCATAT GTCTATTTGGAAGGACTGCACCACCAAAAGCCAAAATACCGTGTTACTGTGCTAATTATTGGACTAGGCCTAATAGTTGGTGTTACCTTGTTTTTGCTTCTTTCACTTCTGCTATGGAAG ATTGGCTTTTTCAAGAGGCAATACAAGCCAGTCCCTCAAGACAACAACACAAGAGGCAGCTGGAGTTTTACAAGTGGGAACAAAGATGACTAA